A segment of the Mycobacterium intracellulare ATCC 13950 genome:
GCCTTGCCAGTGTCCGCGGTCATGCTCGAGGCCCGAAACGACCACGCAATGCGGCCGGATTCGCTCGAACGGTCCACGTACGGCAACACGCACAACTCTTCGAAAATCACTGGTGTAAAAGGCATTCCGGCAGTGTTCTGTGGGCACACAGGCTGCTTGGGCGTTGCGAACTTGACGGTCAGGGTGCGTGCCCGCTTGCTCGCGGCCGGATCACCGTCGAGGACTTCCACCTGCCACAACGGCAGGCCTGATTCTCGATCAGTCGCCTGAACCTTGTTGTCTTTCGTTGACCGCTCGTAATCGATCACCGGCGTCACATCTGACACCACGAACGCTTTGTGTGGGAAAACCTGCTGGTGGGACAGCTTGAGCCACTTCGGCACAGACACTTTGTCGACCTTTCGTAGAACTGCTCTAGACAAGTTGAGGGTACATAGTCGTCTAGAGGAGTGCAACGGGCGACGCGTGATTCGTGTGAGACTTTGCGCTCAGCGGGCCGGGAACTCGTATTCGAGCAGGTAGGCGGAGGCCACCTTCACGGTGTCGCAGACCTCCACCGCCACGTCATCGGTGTCGTAAGCGGTTCGCAACACCGTAAGCACCGGAACTCCTGAGTCAAGCTCCAGCTGCCGCCGTTCTTCAGGAGTGGGCATCCGAGCGGCGACTTCTTCAGTGAAGCGAGCAAGCACATGACCGTGCTCTTCTAAGCGCGCGTAGATACCACCGGGTCCGGTATCCAGCTGCTCGATCCTCGTGCCTTCGGCAAATGCCGCCGGAATGTACGAGACGGCCGTCTCGACGGGTCGCCCATTCGCCAGGTAACGCCTCGATCTCACGACAATGTCATCGCCGTCTGAAACTCGAAGGCGCTCAGCCACAAACGAATTCGGCCTCTCTCGGCTCACAACGATGTTGTCCACCTGCGGCGCGAAATCGGATTTCTCCGCCTCGACGGTAAATGCAGCCTTGCCCTCGGCGCGGTGCTGTCGTGCGAATCGATCAGACGCTAGTCTGCGGATTCGAGGTTCCGGGCGGACGAACACCCCGCGGCCGTGTTGTGAGATGACCAATCCGTCGGAACGAAGCTCCTGCACCGCTTGTCTTACAGTCATGCGCGCTACACCGAAATGTTCGATCAGTTCCGCCTCGGACGGCAGTCGCTCCCCGGGTGCGAGCCGATTGGAACTGATCGCCTCTCGCAGTATGCCCGCGATTTGCCGATATGGCGGTTTGTCATCGCCTCGATCGATTTGTCCAAGTTGCAGCACCCGCGAGCCTTCCATTACATGTCTAGACGACTAGTCTAGGAAGCCAGTCAACCCGTGTCACCTCCGACGGCATCGAACAATGGAGACCGAACGATGGGAACCACTCCTAAACACTCAGTCAGTGTCGCCGGCATCGTCGTACGTGGCGATGATCGCATTCTCGTGATCCGGCGAGATGACAACGGCCACTGGGAAGCCCCCGGTGGCGTACTCGAACTGGACGAATCCTTCGAGGATGGTGTGCGGCGGGAAGTCCTCGAGGAAACTGGATTGAAGGTCACGGTGCAACGTCTTACCGGCGTCTACAAGAACCTCAAGCAGGGGATTGTCGCGTTGGTCTACCGCTGCAGTCCTGCCGCTGGCGACACGCACCCGACTGCCGAAGCCCGGGAAGTCCGTTGGATGGCGAAAGAAGAAGTTCAGTCTGAGATGAGCCCTGCTTTCGCCGTGCGCGTTCTGGACGCATTCGACGAATATCCGCACTCGCGTGCCCACGATGGAGCCAACGTTCTTTCAGAGTAGAGACTGTGACGGGGCCACATTGCGTTTAGCCGGCCAACCGTATGCCCCGAGTTCAAAGCGGTCTACTTTCAATCGAATCCAGCCAACGTGACTCTCAAAGCTTCTTTCAACTGAACGTGCAGCGGTGGCTTCGTTTCAGTGTCTGAGCTCAGCCAGCGCCGAAGTATGAATTGTGCGGTGGCCAAACCCGTGTGGACCAGCAGCGAGGGACGGATGTCGGATGCCGCATCGACGCCCATCCTTGTGGCGACGAGTTCGACGAGCTTGCGGTCATCGTTGTCGCTGATCAGTACCGATTCGCTCAGTAGGTGGGGGGCGGTCAGTATGGCTCGTTGCCAGTAGTGCGGGTTCGGATTGGTTTTGTCCCAGGCGGTTTCGGCAAACAACGCGATCAGCGCCTCGGCTGCCGATTGGTCCGACGGCTGAGCGCCGTAGGCACCAACGATTTCGGCGACCGCCTGCCGCAACGGCGCGACAAGAAGGTCGTCCTTCGTAGGCGCGTAACGGAAGTAAGTACTGATGGATATCCCGGCACTGGCAGCGATGTCCTCAGTGGTCACAGCAGCAAATCCACGTTCGGCAAAAAGTTGGTGCGCGGTGCCCTGGATCTGCGAGAGCAACTCGGCACGGCGTCGGTCCCTTAACGAGCCAGTATTTGCGGAGGGCATGACATCGCCTTCGTCAATCCGACATTCCCAGATGCTTCCTGAGTTATGGTACGAACAGTAGCGTAGCGAAACCAACAGTACTAGGGGGGTTCACTTGCTGGTCTCGCAGTGTTGGGGGCCCAGCAGGCGACGCGGGTTTCACGGGAAAAGACCGTCTCACAAAAATACGCGGCGGTCGAGGAAGTCGGTGACAGCGCTGGTGAAGGCGTCGTTGTCGTCGCCGGCAACCATATGACCTGTGCCCGTCACGTCAGTTGTTTCGGCGTGCGGGACGAGTTCGAGGAATTCGTTGACCGTTTCCTCGGAGACGACGTCTGAAAGCGCGCCCCGCACTAACAGCGTCGGGGCCGTGATTCGACGTGCTCCTTCGGCGAGAAACCCGCTGATCGCCTCGAACTCCTCGGTGTCGGTCATGAGTTCGCCTTGCAGGACATCGAAGTTGGAGCTGATGAAGGCTGGGTCCCAGCGCCAGACCCATCGACCGTCGCTACGTTGGCGCAGAACTTTGTGCAGACCGTCGAGATTTTCGGGTCGCGGTCGGCGCGGGTTGTATTCGGCGATGATGTCGGCGGCATCGGTGAGTGTGCCGAAGCCGTCGGGGTGGGCGGCCATGAACGACACGATGCGACGGGCCCCGTGGAACTCCATCCTCGGGGTGATGTCGACGAGAATAACGGCTGCCCACAGCCCGGCTGGGGCCAGCAGGTGGGTTGCCAGGATGGTTAGCCCACCCAGCGACGCGCCAACGAGGGCAGGGGGACTCTCGGTGCCGACGTGTTCTCGAACCGAGAGCAGATCGGCGACGAACTTTTCGACGTCGTATTGTCCGCTCGGGTCCCAGTCGCTGTCGCCGTGGCCGCGGGTGTCGTACGCGATGACGGTGTAGCCATGGGCGTGGAGGCGACGAGCTGTGGTGGCCCAGGCGTGGCGGTTTTGGCCGCCGCCATGGAGGAGCAACACCACGGGACCAGTCGTGGGGTGCCGGTAGCAATCCGCCACGAGAGTGATGCCGTCGCGCGTGTGGATGCGCTCCTGAGTAAGTGTCATGTAATCCGCGCCCCTTTGGGCGCAAGGTCCACGCCCGTCACGCTGCGTTGTCCCTCAGGTGACATGTCATCGTCAGCGTGCTCTGGCGCGCGGGGCCAAGGGCTTCCGTTGAGGCCACCAGCTGGCCTCACCGAGCAATGTGGCGATCGCGGGAACCGTGAGGGTGCGGACCACGAAGGTGTCCAGGAGTAGGCCGCAGCCGATGATGAGTCCGGCTTGGAGCATGATCGCGACGGACCCGACCATAAGGCCGAACATGCTGGCCGCGAAGATGAGCCCGGCCGAGGTGATGACTGAGCCGGTGTTCGCGACCGTGCGCAGCACGCCGACGCGAATGTTGTGAGCGGATTCCTCGCGTAGCCGCGAGATCAGCAGCATGTTGTAGTCGGCGCCCACCGCGACCAGGATGATGAACGCCAAAAGCGGAACGGGCCAAGCGATTTGCTTGCCCAGGCCGTATTGGAAGACCAGTGTGCCGATGCCCAGTGCGGCTGCGTAGTTGAGTACGACCGTACCGAGCAGGTAGAGCGGGGCCACCACGGCACGTAGCAGAACGACGAGGGTCAACCCGACGATGACGAGTGTGGCGATGGCCAGTAGGTGAAAGTCGGCCGACAGGAGGCGCTGGATATCGGAATTGACGGCGGGGAAGCCGGCCATCGATATCCGGGCGTGAGCCAGCGAGGTGTTGGGGCGTGCGGCATCGGCAACGTGCGTGATCTTCTGCGCGAGATCCATCGCTTCGCTGCTGTAGGGGTTGTAGCTAGATTCGATGGCGAAGCGCGCGGTCTTGCCGTCAGCGGATAGAAAGTGCTTTGCCACATCGGAGAACTGGCGATTCTCGAAGGCGTTAGCGGGAAGGTAGAAGCCGCTGGAGTTGTCCGAACCGGCGCTGGATCGCGCGGAATTCTGTAGCTGGGTGGCGATCTGACTCATGCCGGACAACATTTCGATGTTGCTGTCGGCGAGGGTGTGCACACCGGTGGCTAGGGCTTGTGCTCCCGACGCGAGCTGGCTGATGCCGTTTTGAAGGCGGCCGATGTTGCCGGCCATGTCGGCGGGATCGCCAAGCGCTCCGAAGGCCTTGTCCAGCGAAGTGACTGTGCGCTGCAGGTCTGCCACGGTGCCGCCTGCATTATTGGCATCGGGCTGGTACAAATCGCCGAGGTCGGCGAGCTGGCTGAAAAAGCCGCCATCGCGCAAAGTCACCAAGATCCGTACCTGGTCGCGGATCTGGGCACACTCGGGGGTGGTGGCACACCAGGGGGAGGTGTTGAGCGCACCGACCAGCGGGTCGATGGTGGCGATCGCTTG
Coding sequences within it:
- a CDS encoding TetR family transcriptional regulator; its protein translation is MPSANTGSLRDRRRAELLSQIQGTAHQLFAERGFAAVTTEDIAASAGISISTYFRYAPTKDDLLVAPLRQAVAEIVGAYGAQPSDQSAAEALIALFAETAWDKTNPNPHYWQRAILTAPHLLSESVLISDNDDRKLVELVATRMGVDAASDIRPSLLVHTGLATAQFILRRWLSSDTETKPPLHVQLKEALRVTLAGFD
- a CDS encoding NUDIX hydrolase — translated: MGTTPKHSVSVAGIVVRGDDRILVIRRDDNGHWEAPGGVLELDESFEDGVRREVLEETGLKVTVQRLTGVYKNLKQGIVALVYRCSPAAGDTHPTAEAREVRWMAKEEVQSEMSPAFAVRVLDAFDEYPHSRAHDGANVLSE
- a CDS encoding alpha/beta fold hydrolase, yielding MTLTQERIHTRDGITLVADCYRHPTTGPVVLLLHGGGQNRHAWATTARRLHAHGYTVIAYDTRGHGDSDWDPSGQYDVEKFVADLLSVREHVGTESPPALVGASLGGLTILATHLLAPAGLWAAVILVDITPRMEFHGARRIVSFMAAHPDGFGTLTDAADIIAEYNPRRPRPENLDGLHKVLRQRSDGRWVWRWDPAFISSNFDVLQGELMTDTEEFEAISGFLAEGARRITAPTLLVRGALSDVVSEETVNEFLELVPHAETTDVTGTGHMVAGDDNDAFTSAVTDFLDRRVFL
- a CDS encoding GntR family transcriptional regulator, producing MEGSRVLQLGQIDRGDDKPPYRQIAGILREAISSNRLAPGERLPSEAELIEHFGVARMTVRQAVQELRSDGLVISQHGRGVFVRPEPRIRRLASDRFARQHRAEGKAAFTVEAEKSDFAPQVDNIVVSRERPNSFVAERLRVSDGDDIVVRSRRYLANGRPVETAVSYIPAAFAEGTRIEQLDTGPGGIYARLEEHGHVLARFTEEVAARMPTPEERRQLELDSGVPVLTVLRTAYDTDDVAVEVCDTVKVASAYLLEYEFPAR